Part of the Pseudomonadota bacterium genome is shown below.
CTTCCACCCGATCCGCGACGCCTGGCACGAGGAAACAGACGCTTAGCCCGGGCTTTCGTGGTTTTCGCAGGGTTTGTTCGTGAGCCGTTCGTGATTCCCGGGAGGCGCCGCACCGAAGCTGAGAGCGCGTCGATCGTTCGGTCGACAGCTGTCGAGTCAGTGGAGGAATTCGATGTTAGAGACAAGAAAGGGATGCGCTGCAGCGCTCGCATTCAGCATGGCCATAACCATCCCCAGTGCCTTTGCCCAGGGAGCGGGGGCCGCGATCGGGCAAGCGGGGGGCGATTGCCAGGTCGGTGCGATCCTGGACTTCTGGGGCGAGGAGATCGCCGGTCAAGCCGTCAGCGGTCGCTCCCGCCTGTGTGCAGGAGAACGTGGCTTGAACGCCACGCTGGAGGTCACCGGCCTGATCCCGGGCCACGCGTACACCGCCTGGTGGGTCTACATCGACTCGCCCCAGGCTTGCGCGAACTTCCCGCTCACCACGGAGAATTCCGATGTGCCCTTCGATGAGCCCTTCGGCTACGCCGGCATGTGCGGCCTCGCCGACTTCGGCACGCCGGACCCCGTCGAGGACATCGTCAATCCTCTGGCCGTGTTCGGCCGCTTCGACTCAGCGATCGCAGGTGATGAATCCCGGCGCTTCCTGCGCGGCACGGTGCGCGACTTCACGCCCTCCCCGGGCAGCCAGGTATGGGTGCTCGTCTTCGGCCACGGGCCGGCCAATGAGGCCGACGGCCGTGAGCTCGCGCGGCAACTGCTGACGCCCGAGGATCCCCTGGCCGGCATTCCGCACCTCGGCATCGAAGGGCGCCCGTTCGGCTACGCTGCGGGCGTTACCGTGTTCGAGCTTCCCTAGGGCAAGGCGACTGAACCCTAGCTGATCGCACGCGGCGCGTTCGATCCTGAGCGATCGAACGCGCCGTCAGCGCACCGGCAGGGACAGCTCCAGCTCAGCCAAACGTGCCGGTGCGAGGCCGGCCCTCGTCAGCAGTTCCTCCCAGCGTGGCTCTTCCTTCAGGGGAGCCAGCAAAGGTGATCGCATGGCCAGCGCAAGTTCGAAAAAGTCCGTGTTCGGTAACCCGGCGACGCCGCCCTCTAGGGCCCAGTCGATGAGTATCGAAAGCTCCTCAAAAGCGGCGTCCACCAGTCCCGCCTGGGCGTAGACCTCAGCGAGTAGTGGACGGAGCTCTGAGGGACTCCCGCCAGATTCGATCAACCCCGTCAGCTTGTTGACCTCCAGTCGCCAACGAGACTCTTCGCCCAGTCGATGCAACGCGAGCGCCAGGCCCCGGGCCCGGTGGGGCGCACTGGATTCTCGCTCGATGTAAACAAGTGCCGAACGCGCATCATCGGCAAGCAAATGCGCCAGGGCGATGGTGCTCTGCCCGTGCGGCATCCCCGTGATCGATCGCAACTGATCGATCCGCGCCACGGCATGATCGTAGCTACCCGTGCGCAGATGCAGCCGCGCGTCCAGATGCAGGCAGAGGCCGCATAGGGGGTTAATCTCCAAGACTCGTTCGCTCACGGCCAGGGCGCTCCGATCGCTGAGGAAGGCAGCCGCGAAGTAGGACGCCACGAAGAGCACCGATTCCTGGTCACCCGCGAGATCGAGTGCACGCCGCAGCTGGACGGCGGCTGTCTCCAAGTCGGCGAGGGCTGTGGCCGTTTGCCACGCCTGGTAGGCAACCACCGCCGGGTCACCGGGATCGTGCACCGCTGCCTTATCCAGCAGACGCCGAAGTTCCATGTTGACTTCGAGGCGGCCCTGCCGAGTCCCGGGGGGATCACGGCGAGATTTCGCGTAGCCAACGCGATACAGCTCTCGCCAAGCCGGGGCGAAGGTCTCATCCCGCGTCAAGATCTGCGCGAGCAGCGCTTCGGCAACCTCGAGTGAATCTTGATTCCCCGAATCGAGCACGAACTTCGCCTGCAGAAACTGGCGATACAGGGCGGGGTCCCAAACACGTGCGTTGGGTCGCTGCATAGCGGGCTCGGCGAAGCTCGTTCGTACGGCGTCGACCACGCGCCTATGCAATGACAGTTCACCACCATCATCCTCAGAGAACACCTCGGACCAGAGCTGGCGCTCGCTTGCCGCTTCCACTAGTTGCGCGGTGACTCGTAGCCGTCCGTCAACTTCGCGCACGCTACCTTCCAGGATGTGGGACGCATCGAGGCGCTCGCCGAGTCCTCCCGCTGTCAGACCGCTGTCGCGCAGGGCGAATGACGAAGTACGCCCTACGACCCGGAGGGAGCTTGCTCTTGCGAGGCTGTTCAGCACCTCCTCAGCGATACCATCCCCCAGATACTGAAGATCTTGAGCCGCACTCAGATCGACGAAGGGCATCACGGCGAGCGCATTGCGCTCTGCTGGAGGCGGCGAGATCGCCGTGGGCGGGGGACGCTGCGGCGTGAGCAGATACATGAGCGCCGCAAACACCGATATCACCACCGCCGCAAGGGGCAGCGACGCTTGCCACCACCTCGTGCCTGCGGTCGACTCAGTCGCAGTCGCAGCTGCAAGGGGCTGCG
Proteins encoded:
- a CDS encoding winged helix-turn-helix domain-containing protein, which produces MSGSRANLPASPATASRRSLKHFDDFVLDPNRGTLSRGDEPLKLRPRTFQLLSYFIAHPQRLCSKNELIEAVWGPVEVTDDALTQCVVELRRVLGDDERIVLKTVPRRGYMLDVAVREERAQPLAAATATESTAGTRWWQASLPLAAVVISVFAALMYLLTPQRPPPTAISPPPAERNALAVMPFVDLSAAQDLQYLGDGIAEEVLNSLARASSLRVVGRTSSFALRDSGLTAGGLGERLDASHILEGSVREVDGRLRVTAQLVEAASERQLWSEVFSEDDGGELSLHRRVVDAVRTSFAEPAMQRPNARVWDPALYRQFLQAKFVLDSGNQDSLEVAEALLAQILTRDETFAPAWRELYRVGYAKSRRDPPGTRQGRLEVNMELRRLLDKAAVHDPGDPAVVAYQAWQTATALADLETAAVQLRRALDLAGDQESVLFVASYFAAAFLSDRSALAVSERVLEINPLCGLCLHLDARLHLRTGSYDHAVARIDQLRSITGMPHGQSTIALAHLLADDARSALVYIERESSAPHRARGLALALHRLGEESRWRLEVNKLTGLIESGGSPSELRPLLAEVYAQAGLVDAAFEELSILIDWALEGGVAGLPNTDFFELALAMRSPLLAPLKEEPRWEELLTRAGLAPARLAELELSLPVR